The following proteins are encoded in a genomic region of Lactiplantibacillus plantarum:
- the rbfA gene encoding 30S ribosome-binding factor RbfA translates to MAQHYRVGRLEQEIEREVNDILLKRVRDPRVAGVTITGVTVTGDLQQATIYYSILSDKASDGEKTAAGLTKATGLIRSELGSRLSIYKTPELTFERDNSVQYGSRIDELINNLKRQD, encoded by the coding sequence ATGGCACAACATTATCGAGTTGGTCGTTTGGAACAGGAAATCGAACGCGAAGTTAATGATATTTTGTTAAAACGGGTTCGTGATCCACGGGTTGCGGGTGTAACCATTACCGGTGTAACGGTAACTGGCGACCTTCAACAAGCGACCATCTACTACAGTATTTTGTCAGATAAGGCATCCGATGGTGAAAAGACGGCGGCTGGATTGACTAAGGCGACGGGATTAATTCGTAGTGAATTAGGCTCACGACTTAGCATCTATAAAACCCCGGAATTAACTTTTGAACGCGACAACTCGGTTCAATACGGTAGCCGGATTGATGAATTAATTAATAACTTAAAGCGTCAAGATTAG
- the nusA gene encoding transcription termination factor NusA, with product MSKELLGALDTLESEKGIKKEVVIEALEAALVSAYKRNYGQAQNVEVDFDQIKGNIHVYAVKEVVEDVFDSRLEVSLQDALAINRAYEIGDDIRFEVTPKNFGRIAAQTAKQVIMQRVREAERGIIYDEYSQYENEIVTGEVERQDNRFVYVSLGKVEAVMGRSDQLPGEVYRIHDKIKVYVSKVENATKGPQVFVSRTAPDLLKRLFEQEVPEIFDGIVEIVSIAREAGDRAKVAVRSNNPNVDPVGTCVGPKGQRVQTIVNELHGENMDIVEWTDDQAVFIANALNPAEVLDVIFDPENERGCTVVVPDYQLSLAIGKRGQNARLAAKLTGFKIDIKSETEASDIMDANPDDVAVAETETTEAASDAAVQSDTGEDEEPATSDAAVATPASETAVDESASDAE from the coding sequence ATGAGCAAGGAATTATTAGGGGCCTTAGACACCCTCGAATCAGAAAAGGGCATTAAAAAAGAAGTTGTCATCGAAGCCTTAGAAGCGGCACTCGTTTCAGCCTATAAGCGTAATTATGGCCAGGCTCAAAACGTTGAAGTTGACTTTGACCAAATTAAGGGTAATATTCACGTTTATGCCGTTAAAGAAGTGGTTGAAGACGTCTTTGATTCACGTTTAGAAGTTAGTTTGCAAGATGCATTGGCTATCAACCGAGCCTACGAAATCGGTGATGATATTCGATTTGAAGTAACACCGAAGAACTTCGGCCGAATTGCAGCGCAGACGGCTAAGCAAGTCATCATGCAACGAGTTCGTGAAGCAGAACGTGGCATTATTTATGACGAATACAGCCAGTATGAAAATGAAATCGTCACTGGTGAAGTTGAGCGCCAAGATAACCGATTTGTCTACGTTAGTTTGGGCAAAGTAGAAGCGGTCATGGGTCGTTCTGATCAGTTACCTGGTGAAGTTTATCGGATTCATGACAAAATTAAGGTTTACGTCTCGAAAGTTGAAAACGCAACGAAGGGCCCCCAAGTATTCGTTTCGCGGACTGCACCAGATTTGTTGAAACGTTTGTTTGAACAAGAAGTTCCTGAAATTTTCGATGGCATCGTTGAAATCGTTTCGATTGCACGTGAAGCCGGTGATCGGGCGAAAGTTGCTGTTCGTTCAAACAATCCTAACGTTGATCCAGTCGGTACCTGCGTCGGTCCCAAGGGACAACGGGTTCAAACGATTGTCAATGAATTACACGGCGAAAATATGGACATCGTGGAATGGACGGATGATCAAGCCGTATTTATCGCGAATGCATTGAACCCAGCGGAAGTTTTGGATGTTATTTTTGATCCTGAAAATGAGCGGGGTTGTACCGTGGTCGTTCCAGATTATCAATTATCATTGGCAATCGGTAAGCGTGGTCAAAATGCTCGTTTAGCTGCTAAATTGACCGGGTTCAAGATCGATATTAAATCGGAAACCGAAGCTTCTGATATAATGGATGCAAACCCTGATGATGTTGCAGTTGCCGAAACGGAAACGACTGAAGCAGCATCAGACGCGGCAGTGCAGTCCGATACCGGCGAAGATGAGGAACCAGCAACGTCCGACGCAGCCGTGGCGACGCCTGCCTCAGAAACTGCTGTGGATGAATCAGCAAGTGACGCTGAATAA
- the infB gene encoding translation initiation factor IF-2 — protein MYELAKELNVPSKQLIAQAQQLGFSVKNHMSTLGDSEARQLQGTTTVTHPKSQPAPAKTSRATQAVAKNVTRTANQQQSNSRHQQSGDSLNNNRNNNQNNSQSRNSNGNRSNNGGNRTNSNNGNRSANASRSNSARNNGGSNTNRSNNNNNNNRSNNNNRSNTSNNRTNNTGNRSNNGGQNRNNNRTTTNNSNRSNGSNNSSRNGSGRFGGSLNSNNNGGGRYRGGNNNNRRRNNRNNKSRNNKNQRIRQVNNKPAPVRKDKPLPETLVYTVGMNAQDLGKLLHREPAEIIKKLFMLGVAVNQNQSLDKDTIEILATDYGINAQEKVQVDVTDLDKFFDDEVNNTDNLAPRAPVVTVMGHVDHGKTTLLDQLRHTHVTEGEAGGITQAIGAYQVKHDGKVITFLDTPGHAAFTEMRARGADITDITVLVVAADDGVMPQTIEAINHAKAAKVPIIVAVNKIDKPGANPNHVMEQLTEYGLIPEDWGGDTIFVQISAKFGKNLDELLDMILLQSEVLELTANPKQNAAGSVLEASLDRGKGSTATLLVQQGTMHVGDPIVVGNTYGKVRTMTNDHGKRIKEAVPSTPIEITGLNDVPDAGDRFVVFDDEKTARDAGEQRAKQALMEERKQTAHVTLDNLFDSMKQGELKEVDVIIKADVQGSVEALAGSLRKIDVEGVRVNIIHTAVGAINESDVALAEASNAIIIGFNVRPTPQAKAQADTDDVDIRLHQVIYNAIDEIESAMKGMLEPTYKEEITGQAEIREIYKVSKIGTIGGGMVTDGVIHRDSGVRVIRDGVVIYDGKLASLRRFKDDVKEVKQGFELGLRIEDYNDIKVNDVIEAYVMKEVPVE, from the coding sequence ATTTATGAGTTAGCGAAGGAGCTCAACGTCCCAAGTAAACAGCTGATTGCGCAAGCACAGCAGTTGGGATTCTCCGTCAAAAATCATATGTCGACACTCGGTGACAGTGAGGCGCGCCAGTTACAAGGCACGACCACAGTTACCCATCCTAAATCTCAACCGGCTCCAGCTAAAACGAGTCGGGCTACGCAAGCCGTAGCAAAAAATGTGACACGAACTGCTAATCAGCAGCAATCCAACTCGCGTCATCAACAGAGTGGTGATTCTTTGAATAATAATCGTAATAATAACCAAAATAATAGTCAAAGTCGTAATAGTAACGGTAATCGAAGCAATAACGGCGGTAACCGTACTAACAGTAATAACGGCAATCGTTCGGCCAATGCTTCACGGAGCAACAGTGCTCGTAATAACGGTGGGAGCAATACGAACCGGTCTAACAACAATAATAATAATAACCGGTCTAATAATAACAATCGCTCAAATACGAGTAACAACCGCACCAACAATACTGGTAATCGAAGCAATAATGGTGGTCAGAACCGGAACAACAACCGGACTACGACGAACAACAGTAACCGGAGCAATGGGTCGAATAATAGTTCGCGTAATGGCAGCGGCCGCTTTGGTGGTAGTTTGAATAGCAACAATAACGGTGGTGGTCGTTATCGTGGCGGTAACAACAATAACCGTCGGCGTAACAACCGGAACAATAAGAGCCGGAACAATAAGAATCAACGGATCCGCCAGGTCAATAATAAGCCAGCGCCAGTTCGTAAGGACAAGCCGTTGCCAGAAACACTGGTTTACACGGTCGGCATGAATGCCCAGGATTTGGGTAAATTATTGCACCGTGAACCTGCTGAAATTATCAAGAAGTTATTCATGTTAGGGGTTGCAGTTAACCAAAATCAGTCCTTGGATAAAGATACGATTGAAATCTTAGCCACTGATTACGGGATCAATGCGCAAGAAAAGGTCCAAGTTGATGTGACCGATTTGGACAAGTTCTTTGATGATGAAGTTAATAATACCGACAATTTGGCGCCACGGGCACCGGTTGTTACGGTCATGGGACACGTTGACCATGGGAAGACGACCCTATTGGACCAATTGCGGCATACTCACGTTACAGAGGGCGAAGCCGGTGGGATCACTCAGGCTATTGGGGCTTACCAAGTTAAGCATGATGGTAAGGTTATTACATTCCTGGATACGCCAGGACATGCGGCCTTTACTGAAATGCGGGCGCGTGGTGCTGACATCACCGACATCACCGTGTTAGTTGTTGCTGCTGATGATGGGGTCATGCCACAAACAATCGAAGCCATCAACCATGCTAAGGCTGCTAAAGTACCAATCATCGTTGCCGTTAACAAGATTGATAAGCCGGGTGCCAACCCTAACCACGTGATGGAACAATTGACTGAATATGGTCTGATTCCTGAAGATTGGGGTGGCGATACAATCTTTGTTCAGATTTCAGCGAAGTTCGGTAAGAACCTAGATGAATTGTTGGATATGATTTTACTTCAGTCAGAAGTGCTTGAATTAACGGCCAACCCTAAGCAAAATGCTGCGGGATCTGTATTGGAAGCTAGTCTTGACCGTGGAAAAGGTTCTACCGCAACGTTACTTGTTCAACAAGGGACCATGCATGTTGGTGATCCAATTGTTGTGGGGAATACTTACGGAAAAGTCCGGACGATGACCAATGACCATGGTAAGCGGATCAAGGAAGCCGTGCCATCGACGCCAATTGAAATCACTGGTTTGAATGATGTGCCGGATGCTGGTGATCGCTTCGTGGTCTTTGATGATGAAAAGACGGCCCGTGATGCTGGTGAACAACGTGCTAAGCAGGCATTGATGGAAGAACGGAAGCAAACTGCTCACGTCACCTTGGATAACTTGTTTGATTCAATGAAACAAGGTGAACTTAAGGAAGTTGACGTGATTATTAAGGCTGATGTTCAAGGTTCTGTTGAAGCTTTAGCTGGTAGTTTACGTAAAATCGACGTTGAAGGTGTGCGGGTCAATATCATCCATACAGCGGTTGGGGCGATCAACGAAAGTGACGTGGCCTTGGCGGAAGCAAGTAACGCGATTATTATCGGGTTCAATGTGCGGCCAACACCACAAGCCAAAGCCCAAGCCGATACTGACGATGTTGATATTCGCTTGCATCAAGTTATCTACAACGCGATCGATGAAATCGAGAGCGCGATGAAGGGAATGCTCGAACCAACTTATAAAGAAGAAATCACTGGTCAAGCCGAAATCCGTGAAATCTATAAGGTTTCTAAGATCGGTACGATTGGTGGTGGGATGGTCACTGATGGTGTCATCCACCGGGATTCTGGTGTGCGGGTCATTCGTGATGGTGTCGTTATTTATGATGGCAAGTTAGCTAGCTTACGGCGTTTCAAGGACGACGTTAAGGAAGTTAAACAAGGCTTTGAACTTGGGCTTCGAATCGAAGATTACAACGATATTAAAGTCAACGATGTTATTGAAGCTTACGTGATGAAGGAAGTTCCAGTTGAATAA
- a CDS encoding L7Ae/L30e/S12e/Gadd45 family ribosomal protein translates to MTPKQACLNLLGLSRRASKQIAGEGLALAAIRNQTAKLVFIASDAGPTTAKKFHDKAQSYDVPVIDTFTKAELNTATGNKRTVYAITDAGFAKKMVAIMTQ, encoded by the coding sequence ATGACGCCTAAGCAAGCTTGTTTAAACCTACTGGGCCTTTCACGGCGTGCCAGCAAGCAAATTGCAGGCGAAGGGCTAGCCCTGGCTGCAATTCGTAATCAGACGGCTAAACTGGTCTTTATTGCCAGCGATGCCGGTCCCACGACTGCCAAAAAGTTTCATGATAAGGCCCAATCTTATGATGTTCCAGTGATCGATACCTTTACTAAAGCAGAATTAAATACGGCTACTGGTAATAAGCGCACTGTTTATGCAATTACCGATGCCGGATTTGCCAAGAAAATGGTGGCGATCATGACACAGTAA
- the rnpM gene encoding RNase P modulator RnpM has protein sequence MKKRKVPLRKDIVTGEMHPKKDLVRVVKNKQDEVSVDPTGKKPGRGAYIALDVQVAQRAKQEKTFDKAFGIKVGADFYDELVAYVDHQQARKELFGNDA, from the coding sequence ATGAAAAAAAGAAAAGTGCCGTTACGAAAGGACATTGTGACGGGTGAAATGCATCCCAAAAAAGACTTAGTCCGGGTCGTTAAGAATAAGCAGGATGAAGTGTCCGTTGATCCGACTGGTAAAAAGCCGGGACGCGGCGCCTACATTGCCTTAGACGTACAAGTTGCACAACGTGCCAAGCAAGAAAAGACTTTTGATAAGGCGTTTGGTATCAAAGTGGGTGCAGACTTTTACGATGAGTTAGTGGCTTATGTTGATCATCAACAAGCCCGAAAGGAACTCTTCGGAAATGACGCCTAA
- the rimP gene encoding ribosome maturation factor RimP has product MSSNVVETIQPVAAAIVSAHQFELVDLEFVREGQSWYLRLYIDKPGGINIEECAMVSDELSEKLDAMEPDPIPQAYFLEVSSPGAERPLKKEADFQNAIGKYVHVGLYQKLDGKKIFEGDLTAVTPTTLTIDYLDKTRHKTVTINREQISQARLAVKF; this is encoded by the coding sequence TTGAGTAGTAATGTTGTTGAAACCATTCAGCCAGTGGCCGCAGCCATTGTCAGTGCTCACCAGTTTGAACTCGTGGATCTTGAATTTGTTCGCGAGGGTCAAAGCTGGTATTTGCGATTATACATTGACAAACCGGGCGGCATTAATATTGAAGAATGTGCAATGGTTAGTGATGAACTTAGTGAAAAGCTAGATGCGATGGAGCCTGATCCCATTCCCCAAGCTTACTTTTTGGAAGTTTCTTCTCCTGGTGCGGAACGCCCATTGAAGAAGGAAGCAGATTTTCAAAATGCTATTGGTAAGTACGTGCACGTTGGCTTATACCAGAAGTTGGATGGCAAGAAAATTTTTGAAGGTGATTTGACAGCGGTGACGCCGACCACTTTGACCATCGATTACTTGGATAAGACACGTCACAAGACGGTGACGATCAACCGAGAACAAATCTCACAAGCCCGCTTAGCGGTAAAGTTCTAA
- a CDS encoding MFS transporter, with protein MRQHQLSISLYLNYFIHGIGLIILTQNMQALGQHWQTPLATVSYVISGIGIGRLLAYFILGNLSDRFGRKVFVNLGMACYFTFFVGMALVTNIQLAYGLAILAGIANSALDAGTYTTFIEMGGRQGSANVLLKAFMSAGEFLLPLLVANFEAQRIWYGWSFILAAAILVVNSILLNRQQFPLKNQVAQAGTGVSQQPLKNRRWLATVGLAGYGYTSMALMILYTQWVSLFATTTLHFSSVLAHWLLSLYSIGSITGVIVIFWLLRRGVAETKLLLAMNGGSLLALAVICYSPAAGLSMLAAFGFGFTAAGGVMQVGLNLFIKGYPHIKGRITGIYFTFGSIASFTIPLVTGWLSKQNIATAMRFDLVIAVSGLAFVGLAVWALHVPTTLSQEHQRINHIDQQIVRLLNQRFETVTAIGELKQQQQLPVLDQQREQRVLQQVAVKSIQTAHTPYLQAIYQAIMHNSRAYQTDLHTNLHKEDIDHD; from the coding sequence ATGCGTCAGCACCAATTATCAATCAGTCTTTACTTAAACTACTTTATTCATGGTATTGGCTTAATTATTTTAACGCAAAATATGCAAGCGTTAGGTCAACACTGGCAGACCCCGTTAGCGACGGTTTCCTATGTCATTTCTGGGATTGGCATTGGGCGCTTACTGGCCTACTTTATTCTGGGAAATTTATCAGATCGTTTTGGCCGTAAAGTCTTCGTCAATCTTGGCATGGCTTGCTACTTCACGTTCTTTGTGGGGATGGCATTGGTCACTAATATTCAGCTGGCATACGGTTTGGCGATTTTGGCCGGTATTGCGAACTCCGCGTTGGATGCGGGAACCTACACGACGTTTATTGAAATGGGTGGGCGGCAAGGTTCAGCCAATGTCTTATTAAAGGCCTTCATGTCTGCCGGTGAATTCTTATTACCACTGCTCGTTGCCAACTTTGAAGCACAAAGAATCTGGTATGGCTGGTCATTTATCCTGGCCGCGGCAATCCTAGTGGTCAACAGTATCCTGTTGAACCGGCAGCAGTTTCCACTAAAAAATCAAGTTGCTCAAGCCGGAACGGGCGTATCCCAGCAACCACTTAAGAACCGGCGCTGGTTGGCGACAGTTGGTTTAGCTGGTTATGGGTATACTTCGATGGCACTTATGATCCTCTACACGCAGTGGGTCAGCTTGTTTGCCACTACGACGTTGCATTTTTCGTCAGTGTTAGCGCACTGGTTGCTTTCACTTTACAGCATTGGGTCAATCACCGGCGTTATTGTGATTTTCTGGTTGTTACGTCGTGGGGTGGCAGAAACCAAATTGTTGTTGGCAATGAATGGCGGCTCGCTGCTGGCGTTAGCGGTTATCTGTTATAGTCCAGCGGCTGGGCTGTCCATGCTGGCGGCTTTCGGGTTTGGGTTTACTGCTGCGGGTGGCGTGATGCAGGTCGGCCTCAATTTATTTATCAAAGGCTATCCCCACATCAAGGGCCGAATCACAGGAATTTATTTCACGTTTGGCAGTATTGCTTCCTTCACGATTCCGCTCGTGACTGGGTGGCTGTCAAAGCAAAATATTGCGACCGCGATGCGCTTTGATTTAGTTATTGCTGTCAGTGGTCTCGCCTTTGTCGGCCTAGCTGTATGGGCGCTACATGTCCCAACCACACTTAGTCAAGAACACCAACGTATCAATCATATTGACCAGCAAATCGTCCGATTACTCAATCAACGTTTTGAGACGGTTACAGCCATCGGGGAGTTGAAGCAACAACAGCAACTTCCGGTATTAGACCAGCAACGTGAACAACGGGTGTTACAACAAGTTGCGGTGAAGAGTATCCAGACCGCGCATACCCCTTATTTACAAGCTATTTATCAAGCAATTATGCATAACTCACGCGCATATCAGACGGATTTACACACGAATTTACACAAGGAGGATATTGATCATGATTAA